Proteins from one Arthrobacter sp. DNA4 genomic window:
- a CDS encoding ABC transporter ATP-binding protein, which translates to MSPRRKDADSVEQATQPAPPQDDDYFEEEFTPSEADGDMFGGMPAKKAQHFWPSAKRLMGLLKPEAMGIYAVVGLVVISVVLNVIAPKILGQAMDVIFAGVVGRQLPAGASKEQFVAGLRQQGQDNFADMVSRMELVPGTGINFSRLSMLIAIVLLMYFVANIFMWLQGYVLNRIVMKVIRRLRDDTESKLNRLPLNYFDTRQRGDVLSRVTNDVDNIQQALQQAFAQLVNSVLTVVGIVIMMFIVSWQLALIALVALPLSGVAAGLIGARSQKLFAAQWKNTGSLNGQIEESFSGHDLVRVFGRDADMLARFEERNEALYKASFGAQFVSGIIFPVMQFVSYLSYVGIAVVGGLRVASGAMSLGDATAFIQYSREFTQPLGQMAGMANMLQSGVASSERVFEFLDADEQDAETATEHLPAKTDGHVDFRGVTFSYTPDKPLIENLSFTAEPGNTVAIVGPTGAGKTTLVNLVMRFYELNSGSIMLDGVDVTHLSRSELRSKVGMVLQDAWLFGGSIYDNIRYGNLDASEEQVMAAAKATFVDRFVRALPEGYNTVIDEEGNNVSAGEKQLITIARAFVANPSLLILDEATSSVDTRTELLVQKAMAALRSDRTSFVIAHRLSTIRDADTILVMENGRIVEQGNHQVLLAAGGAYHRLYMSQFAGADAGDFPVDDSTAVRS; encoded by the coding sequence ATGAGTCCCCGCAGGAAGGATGCCGATTCCGTGGAACAGGCCACACAGCCCGCCCCGCCGCAGGACGACGACTACTTCGAGGAGGAATTCACGCCCTCCGAGGCGGACGGGGACATGTTCGGTGGCATGCCCGCCAAAAAGGCCCAGCACTTCTGGCCTTCCGCGAAACGCCTCATGGGCCTCCTGAAGCCCGAGGCCATGGGCATCTACGCGGTGGTGGGCCTGGTGGTCATCTCCGTGGTCCTGAACGTCATAGCTCCCAAGATCCTGGGCCAGGCCATGGACGTCATCTTCGCCGGGGTAGTCGGCAGGCAGCTGCCGGCCGGCGCCAGCAAGGAGCAGTTTGTGGCAGGCCTGCGCCAGCAGGGCCAGGACAACTTCGCGGACATGGTTTCCAGGATGGAACTGGTACCGGGCACCGGCATCAATTTCAGCAGGCTCAGCATGCTCATCGCCATCGTCCTGCTCATGTACTTCGTGGCCAACATCTTCATGTGGCTGCAGGGGTACGTGCTGAACCGCATCGTCATGAAAGTGATCCGGCGGCTCCGCGACGATACCGAAAGCAAGCTGAACCGCCTGCCGCTGAACTACTTCGACACCCGGCAGCGCGGCGACGTGCTGTCCCGCGTGACCAATGACGTCGACAACATCCAACAGGCGCTCCAGCAGGCGTTCGCGCAGCTGGTGAACTCCGTGCTGACCGTGGTGGGCATTGTGATCATGATGTTCATCGTCTCCTGGCAACTGGCGCTGATCGCCCTGGTGGCGCTCCCGCTGTCCGGGGTGGCGGCCGGGTTGATCGGGGCGCGGAGCCAGAAGCTGTTCGCAGCCCAGTGGAAAAACACCGGGTCGCTGAATGGCCAGATCGAGGAATCCTTTTCCGGCCACGACCTGGTCCGCGTTTTCGGCCGGGACGCTGACATGCTGGCCCGGTTCGAGGAACGCAACGAGGCCCTGTACAAGGCAAGCTTCGGGGCGCAGTTCGTCTCCGGGATCATCTTCCCCGTCATGCAGTTCGTGTCCTACCTGAGCTACGTGGGCATCGCCGTGGTGGGCGGACTCCGGGTGGCCTCCGGCGCCATGTCCCTGGGCGATGCCACCGCGTTTATCCAGTACTCCCGCGAGTTCACCCAGCCGTTGGGCCAGATGGCCGGAATGGCCAACATGCTCCAGTCCGGCGTAGCGTCCTCGGAACGCGTTTTCGAATTCCTGGACGCCGACGAACAGGATGCCGAAACCGCCACCGAACACCTGCCGGCCAAAACCGACGGGCACGTGGACTTCAGGGGCGTCACCTTCAGCTACACCCCGGACAAGCCGCTCATCGAGAACCTGTCCTTCACGGCGGAGCCTGGCAACACCGTGGCCATCGTCGGGCCCACGGGAGCCGGCAAGACCACCCTGGTGAATCTGGTGATGCGCTTTTATGAGCTCAACTCGGGCTCCATCATGCTGGATGGTGTGGACGTCACCCACCTCAGCCGCTCCGAACTGCGCTCCAAGGTGGGCATGGTGCTGCAGGACGCCTGGCTGTTCGGCGGATCCATCTACGACAACATCCGCTACGGCAACCTCGACGCCTCAGAGGAGCAGGTCATGGCGGCCGCCAAGGCCACCTTTGTGGACCGGTTCGTCCGGGCGCTCCCCGAGGGCTACAACACCGTGATCGACGAAGAGGGCAACAACGTCAGTGCCGGCGAGAAACAGCTGATCACCATTGCCCGCGCATTTGTGGCCAACCCGTCGCTGCTGATCCTGGACGAGGCCACCAGTTCCGTGGACACCCGCACCGAGCTCCTGGTGCAGAAGGCCATGGCGGCGCTGCGCTCAGACCGGACCAGCTTCGTCATCGCGCACCGTCTCTCCACCATCCGTGATGCGGATACGATCCTGGTTATGGAGAACGGACGAATCGTGGAACAGGGCAACCATCAGGTGCTGCTCGCTGCCGGCGGGGCCTACCACCGCCTCTACATGTCGCAGTTTGCCGGGGCGGACGCCGGGGACTTCCCGGTTGACGATTCGACGGCGGTGCGCAGCTGA
- a CDS encoding thioesterase family protein has product MRWGDMDAYGHINNVQIVRMLEEARIAAFGPPRGAGLPGLEPPVSLFNDVPAGTLALVVDHKIRYVRTLEYRNVPAVVQVWIGAVKGASFDIHYLLQDPVTREDCVKASSHLAFVDEATGRVQRLSQEQKDRMAPYRH; this is encoded by the coding sequence ATGCGCTGGGGCGACATGGACGCCTATGGCCACATCAACAACGTCCAGATCGTGCGGATGCTGGAGGAGGCCCGGATCGCAGCCTTCGGACCGCCCCGGGGTGCGGGCCTTCCGGGCCTTGAGCCCCCGGTGTCGCTGTTCAACGACGTCCCGGCCGGGACTCTTGCCCTGGTGGTGGACCACAAGATCCGTTACGTCCGGACACTGGAGTACCGCAACGTTCCTGCGGTGGTCCAGGTATGGATCGGTGCCGTCAAGGGCGCCAGCTTCGACATCCACTACCTGCTCCAGGACCCCGTTACCCGGGAGGACTGCGTGAAGGCGAGCAGCCATCTGGCGTTCGTGGATGAAGCCACGGGCCGGGTACAAAGGCTCAGCCAGGAACAGAAAGACCGGATGGCCCCCTACAGGCACTAA
- a CDS encoding McrB family protein yields the protein MTPTATVAMTRALGISREIEDAAWFVLGPGLQGKASPLDGRTRTWSVPAAAELLDRLDRGIADPKAPMMTNLRENLEGATRGAKQLAVELLFLQSLPLAHEVKSLKVKRARVAEAAGWLEPPLDLPEELYAGMTDHGVIRDRTAEFNWTIWDHLKWLCRFVRNVAQRPAAVVQAAIKDPLQFHRLAASTPDDLPAIRRSIEFLAWPSYFEPVVADVERQEIRDAFASLVGGAKGDGEEDITADIHRIRLHLDEQAGQRIDWYSRQLVSQWRKVGDPGRRAWLLRTHSDQAELLTAWHCEEKVTLDVEHLRTLDPGVTAGLVQHAVDEDYKHLGYVEREDTKTAVFAFLTVMKPGDLVLYQYAGTVRLGGVLGEPEYNDDNRRLRRKVRWFDDGHTATSLPRHVQRQLATPGIVVDVTRVVQALQALLPAEAETEPDGDTDGAAVVPPVQEGFRPLTQEFAASLHMELEPLQEIADLLDENRQLVLYGPPGTGKTYLAKHLAAELADNTTDERVKLVQFHPSYAYEDFFEGYRPDKTDEGQVSFKLVAGPLRRLAEEAAKPGNEKKPYFLIIDEMNRANLAKVFGELYFLLEYRDDRIYLQYSPNEPFTLPDNLYIIGTMNTADRSIAMMDAAIRRRFSFIELHPQTEPVKGSLLRFLEARQLDTTPALLLDALNGAIDEWDRDLMIGPSYFMKPAAQTPAGLRRIWKYELMPLLEEHYHGQLTRAQLEERFGLDQLLGRVAAR from the coding sequence ATGACCCCCACTGCCACTGTTGCCATGACCCGCGCCCTCGGCATCTCCAGGGAGATTGAGGACGCGGCCTGGTTCGTGTTGGGTCCCGGCCTTCAAGGCAAGGCCTCGCCCCTGGACGGCCGCACGAGGACATGGTCCGTTCCGGCGGCCGCGGAGCTGCTCGACCGGCTGGACCGGGGCATCGCCGACCCCAAAGCCCCGATGATGACGAACCTCCGCGAAAACCTGGAGGGTGCCACGCGCGGAGCAAAACAGCTGGCCGTGGAGCTGCTCTTCCTCCAGTCCCTTCCGCTGGCCCACGAAGTGAAGTCCCTCAAGGTCAAGCGCGCCCGCGTGGCCGAAGCCGCCGGCTGGCTGGAACCGCCGCTGGATCTGCCAGAAGAGCTGTACGCCGGGATGACCGACCACGGCGTGATCCGGGACCGGACCGCCGAATTCAACTGGACCATCTGGGACCACCTGAAGTGGCTGTGCCGCTTCGTGCGGAACGTTGCCCAGCGGCCGGCTGCCGTGGTGCAGGCGGCCATCAAGGACCCCCTGCAGTTCCACCGCCTCGCCGCATCCACCCCCGACGACCTGCCCGCGATCCGCCGGAGCATCGAATTCCTGGCGTGGCCCAGCTACTTCGAGCCCGTCGTGGCGGACGTGGAGCGGCAGGAGATCCGCGACGCCTTCGCCTCCCTGGTGGGCGGCGCGAAAGGCGACGGGGAAGAGGACATCACCGCGGACATCCACCGCATCCGGCTGCACCTGGACGAGCAGGCCGGCCAGCGGATCGACTGGTACTCCCGCCAGCTGGTCAGCCAATGGCGCAAAGTGGGCGACCCCGGCCGTCGCGCCTGGCTGCTCCGGACACACAGCGACCAGGCCGAGCTGCTTACCGCCTGGCACTGCGAAGAGAAGGTGACCCTCGACGTCGAGCATCTCCGCACGCTGGACCCTGGCGTCACCGCCGGCCTGGTGCAGCACGCCGTGGACGAGGACTACAAGCACCTCGGCTACGTGGAACGCGAGGACACCAAAACCGCGGTCTTTGCCTTCCTGACCGTCATGAAGCCCGGGGACCTGGTGCTGTACCAGTACGCCGGAACCGTACGGCTGGGCGGCGTGCTGGGGGAGCCCGAGTACAACGACGACAACCGGCGCCTGCGCCGCAAGGTGCGCTGGTTCGACGACGGCCATACCGCCACCAGCCTTCCCCGGCACGTCCAGCGCCAGCTCGCCACCCCCGGCATCGTGGTGGACGTGACCCGCGTGGTCCAGGCGCTGCAGGCGCTGCTGCCGGCGGAGGCGGAAACCGAGCCCGACGGCGATACTGACGGCGCCGCCGTCGTCCCCCCTGTCCAGGAGGGCTTCCGCCCTCTGACGCAGGAATTCGCAGCCTCGCTGCACATGGAACTGGAGCCCCTCCAGGAGATCGCCGACCTGCTGGACGAAAACCGCCAGCTGGTCCTCTACGGCCCTCCCGGCACGGGCAAGACCTACCTGGCCAAGCACCTCGCCGCGGAACTGGCGGACAACACCACGGACGAACGCGTCAAGCTGGTCCAGTTCCACCCGTCCTACGCCTACGAGGACTTCTTCGAGGGCTACCGGCCGGACAAGACGGATGAAGGCCAGGTGTCCTTCAAGCTGGTGGCCGGTCCGCTGCGCCGCCTCGCCGAGGAAGCCGCCAAGCCCGGCAACGAGAAAAAGCCGTACTTCCTGATCATCGATGAGATGAACCGCGCCAACCTGGCCAAGGTGTTCGGCGAGCTGTACTTCCTGCTGGAGTACCGCGATGACCGGATCTACCTGCAGTACAGCCCCAACGAGCCGTTCACGCTGCCGGACAACCTCTACATCATCGGCACCATGAACACCGCCGACCGGTCGATCGCCATGATGGACGCGGCCATCCGCCGGCGCTTCTCCTTCATCGAGCTGCACCCGCAGACGGAGCCGGTCAAGGGTTCCCTGCTCCGGTTCCTGGAGGCCCGCCAACTGGACACCACCCCGGCGCTCCTGCTGGACGCGCTCAACGGGGCCATTGACGAGTGGGACCGGGACCTGATGATCGGCCCGTCCTACTTCATGAAGCCGGCAGCCCAAACCCCTGCCGGTCTGCGCCGGATCTGGAAATACGAGCTCATGCCGCTGCTGGAGGAGCACTACCACGGCCAGCTGACGCGGGCGCAGCTGGAGGAGCGGTTCGGACTGGACCAGCTGCTGGGACGCGTTGCAGCGCGCTGA
- a CDS encoding McrC family protein encodes MQRADPRASVRHLVLDELSRGLVERLDAPSASFLNSSGLAKASPMGMGLYRIEPVGKVGSVRTPTLQLDVRPKDRLGLSRLLFLLSYAGEQGFRPELVAADEDRELWSALAESLAQLAERALGRGVLQGYLTVDESLRTVKGRIRISDQISRRPGMLVPLEVSYDEFTEDIAENRILRAALERMGQVPGVRPEVLGRLRQLKGKLDAVTRLPAGAPVPPWTPTRMNLRYHAVLRLAELILRNASAEAGEGRQQTASFVVDMAQVFEDFVGTALRSAMASYPGELRLRYNALLSEAVRDSDRLSVRPDAVHMLGGRPVVAYNVKYRAASDAGASLTADHYQMLAHCTALAVPTAWLVYAGKGEMKLRRILNTDIDIVEFPLDLSQPPSAILAFIRDLASQSWGEVLRTAAPEPGT; translated from the coding sequence TTGCAGCGCGCTGACCCCCGGGCGTCCGTGCGGCACCTTGTCCTGGACGAGCTGTCCCGCGGGCTGGTGGAACGGCTGGACGCGCCAAGCGCTTCCTTCCTGAATTCCAGCGGGCTGGCCAAGGCCTCGCCCATGGGCATGGGGCTGTACCGGATCGAGCCGGTAGGCAAGGTGGGCTCGGTGCGCACCCCCACGCTCCAGCTGGACGTCCGGCCCAAGGACCGGCTGGGGCTCAGCCGGCTCCTGTTTTTGCTCAGCTACGCGGGGGAGCAGGGGTTCCGCCCGGAGCTGGTGGCGGCGGACGAGGACCGGGAGCTGTGGAGCGCGCTCGCGGAGTCCCTGGCGCAGCTGGCCGAACGCGCCCTGGGCCGCGGGGTCCTGCAGGGCTACCTCACCGTGGACGAATCCCTGCGCACGGTCAAGGGCCGGATCCGGATTTCGGACCAGATCTCCCGCCGCCCCGGCATGCTGGTCCCGCTGGAGGTCTCCTACGACGAATTTACCGAGGACATCGCCGAGAACCGGATCCTGCGCGCCGCCCTGGAACGGATGGGGCAGGTGCCCGGAGTCCGGCCCGAGGTGCTGGGGCGGCTCCGCCAGCTGAAGGGAAAGCTCGACGCCGTCACCCGCCTTCCAGCGGGCGCCCCAGTGCCGCCGTGGACGCCCACCAGGATGAACCTGCGCTACCACGCAGTGCTGCGGCTGGCGGAGCTGATCCTGCGCAACGCGTCCGCCGAAGCGGGGGAGGGCAGGCAGCAAACAGCGTCGTTCGTGGTGGACATGGCGCAGGTTTTCGAAGACTTCGTGGGAACGGCACTGCGCAGTGCGATGGCGTCATATCCGGGGGAACTGCGGCTGCGGTACAACGCCCTCCTCAGCGAGGCGGTGCGCGATTCCGACCGCCTGTCCGTGCGCCCGGATGCCGTCCACATGCTCGGCGGACGCCCGGTGGTGGCCTACAACGTCAAGTACCGGGCGGCGTCGGACGCCGGCGCGTCGCTGACGGCCGACCACTACCAGATGCTGGCCCACTGCACGGCACTGGCTGTGCCCACCGCGTGGCTGGTCTACGCGGGCAAAGGCGAGATGAAGCTCCGCCGCATCCTGAACACCGACATCGACATCGTGGAGTTCCCGCTGGACCTCAGCCAGCCGCCGTCGGCCATCCTGGCATTCATCCGGGACCTCGCCTCCCAATCCTGGGGCGAGGTGCTCAGGACCGCTGCACCGGAACCCGGAACGTAA
- a CDS encoding cell wall metabolism sensor histidine kinase WalK, with translation MSDHTAWSSGGLRFFKRPFHEYRLTDRVAMSQMPLFVTTILTAVLVWAFFPATMNNPLFVAFLVSQLAIMALCYVIPWGRLPYTSFLAIPLLDFISIAAGREGGQESLTGISLLAVFPVIWLCASGYYPRAALWFSFLGPLAIIWVPLLLKETSTPQDFARSLLLPVMMLGIGVSVSVLTLSMMRQQEQLEEKDEQLRANLRTSKRQESLLNTVLDTVHLGVLAVDADGHDILMNRKQRANHELARPKNIADPNESQLLVYGPDRKTLIPVQERPVRRAVLGETFTDYLVWLGDGKDQRALVTTARAMKDSDGNFTGSVIVFSDVTDLVNALTAKDDFVSSVSHEFRTPLTSILGYVEILLADDPDEPEREMLEIIRRNSERLLTLVSDLLASRNGQLIVSPDAVDVADLVRGSVSSALPRAAAAGVELRAETPERLEAHVDSARISQVLDNLVSNAIKYSPDGGEVVVSLARENGHLACRVKDTGMGMSPEDASEVFAKFFRTSNVRRTAIPGVGLGLPISKAIVEAHGGTIDVESTLGEGTTFTFRVPVQRS, from the coding sequence ATGAGCGACCACACTGCCTGGTCCTCGGGCGGGCTGCGGTTTTTCAAGCGACCCTTCCATGAATACCGGCTGACGGACCGGGTGGCGATGAGCCAGATGCCGCTGTTCGTGACCACCATTTTGACGGCCGTGCTGGTGTGGGCATTCTTCCCGGCCACAATGAACAACCCATTGTTCGTCGCGTTCCTCGTTTCGCAGCTGGCCATCATGGCACTCTGCTACGTCATTCCCTGGGGGCGGCTGCCCTACACCAGTTTCCTGGCGATCCCGCTGCTGGACTTCATCTCCATCGCGGCGGGCAGGGAAGGCGGCCAGGAAAGCCTGACGGGAATCAGCCTGCTGGCCGTGTTCCCCGTCATTTGGCTCTGCGCGTCCGGGTACTACCCGAGGGCCGCGCTGTGGTTCTCTTTCCTTGGCCCGCTGGCCATCATTTGGGTGCCGCTGCTCCTGAAGGAAACTTCCACGCCGCAGGACTTCGCCCGTTCGCTGCTGCTGCCCGTCATGATGCTGGGCATCGGCGTGTCCGTGAGCGTCCTGACCTTGAGCATGATGCGCCAGCAGGAACAGCTGGAAGAAAAGGACGAGCAGCTGCGCGCCAACCTGCGGACCAGCAAGCGCCAGGAATCGCTGCTGAACACTGTGCTGGATACCGTGCATCTGGGCGTCCTGGCGGTTGATGCCGACGGCCATGACATCCTGATGAACCGGAAGCAGCGGGCCAACCATGAACTGGCCCGGCCAAAGAACATTGCGGACCCCAACGAATCGCAGCTGCTGGTCTACGGCCCGGACCGGAAAACCCTGATCCCCGTCCAGGAGCGTCCGGTGCGCCGCGCCGTCCTGGGGGAAACCTTCACTGATTACCTGGTCTGGCTGGGCGACGGGAAGGACCAGCGGGCACTCGTGACCACGGCACGGGCCATGAAGGACTCCGACGGCAACTTCACCGGCTCGGTGATCGTCTTCAGCGACGTCACCGACCTGGTGAACGCACTCACCGCCAAGGACGACTTCGTCTCCAGCGTCTCCCACGAATTCCGGACCCCGCTGACGTCGATCCTGGGCTACGTTGAGATCCTGCTGGCCGATGATCCGGACGAGCCCGAGCGGGAGATGCTGGAGATCATCCGCCGGAATTCCGAGCGCCTCCTGACCCTGGTGTCAGACCTGCTGGCCAGCCGGAACGGCCAGCTGATCGTCTCACCGGACGCCGTGGATGTTGCCGACCTGGTGCGCGGCAGCGTGTCCTCGGCGTTGCCACGTGCAGCCGCCGCCGGGGTGGAACTCCGGGCGGAAACCCCGGAACGGCTGGAGGCCCACGTGGACAGCGCCAGGATCTCCCAGGTCCTGGACAACCTGGTGTCCAACGCCATCAAATACTCCCCTGACGGCGGCGAGGTAGTGGTGTCGCTGGCGCGGGAAAACGGCCATTTGGCCTGCCGGGTCAAGGACACGGGGATGGGCATGAGCCCGGAGGACGCCTCCGAGGTGTTCGCCAAGTTCTTCCGGACCAGCAACGTCCGGCGCACCGCCATCCCGGGCGTTGGCCTGGGCCTGCCCATCAGCAAGGCGATCGTGGAAGCCCACGGCGGGACCATCGACGTCGAGAGCACGCTGGGCGAGGGAACGACGTTTACGTTCCGGGTTCCGGTGCAGCGGTCCTGA
- a CDS encoding response regulator transcription factor — protein sequence MSEARVGLVIEDDHDIRELVRTVLTQAGFEVTVASGGAEGVLMAKSLNPDVITLDLGLPDIDGFEVSRQIREFSDAYIVMLTARTEELDTLIGLESGADDYLTKPFRPRELRARVAAMMRLPRSVPDPHEVSVDASADSAAHPERGNFTHNGLELSYASRTVIVDGKEMNLTRTEFELLYALLEAGRTVRTKSDLVRRLRDEDYDVGSYISEADERSVEVHMGNLRKKLGDSPQQPRWLQTVRGVGYRLAPGQH from the coding sequence ATGAGTGAGGCACGTGTGGGTCTGGTCATCGAAGATGACCACGACATTCGGGAACTGGTTCGCACTGTGCTGACCCAGGCTGGATTTGAGGTAACCGTCGCCAGCGGCGGCGCCGAGGGCGTCCTGATGGCCAAGAGCCTTAATCCCGATGTCATTACCCTGGACCTGGGGTTGCCGGACATCGACGGCTTTGAAGTCTCCCGGCAGATCCGCGAGTTCTCGGATGCGTACATCGTGATGCTGACGGCGCGCACCGAGGAACTGGACACCCTGATCGGGCTCGAATCGGGGGCCGATGACTACCTCACCAAGCCGTTCCGCCCGCGGGAGCTCCGCGCGCGGGTTGCGGCCATGATGCGCTTACCACGGTCCGTTCCTGACCCGCACGAAGTTTCGGTGGATGCCTCCGCGGACAGCGCGGCCCATCCGGAACGCGGAAACTTCACCCACAACGGCCTGGAGCTCAGCTACGCGTCCCGCACCGTCATCGTTGACGGCAAGGAGATGAACCTGACCCGTACGGAGTTCGAACTCCTTTACGCGCTCCTGGAAGCAGGACGGACGGTCAGGACCAAGTCCGACCTGGTGCGGCGGCTCCGCGACGAGGATTACGACGTCGGCAGCTACATCAGCGAAGCAGACGAACGTTCCGTGGAGGTCCACATGGGGAACCTGCGCAAAAAGCTGGGCGACTCACCGCAGCAGCCACGGTGGCTGCAAACCGTTCGCGGGGTGGGTTACCGTTTGGCCCCGGGGCAGCACTGA
- a CDS encoding Hpt domain-containing protein has product MSTSDDAPRPLVDQSVLDRLRDELEEEEGYSRVFVGNFIEYLPQRLGRLRLALTTGDLEGSMDAVLSLKTSSQMVGAERLAGLALELENEIRAEARHADMAVALPRLAATYLRPITQCSRQTMHRLQAQCCPGAKR; this is encoded by the coding sequence ATGAGCACATCAGATGATGCCCCCAGGCCGCTGGTAGACCAGTCCGTCCTGGACCGGCTGCGGGACGAACTCGAGGAGGAGGAAGGCTACAGCCGCGTCTTCGTGGGGAACTTTATCGAGTACCTGCCCCAGCGGCTGGGCCGGTTGCGGCTGGCCCTGACCACGGGGGACCTGGAGGGCTCCATGGACGCGGTCCTGAGCCTGAAGACGTCAAGCCAGATGGTGGGAGCAGAGCGCCTGGCCGGACTGGCTTTGGAGCTGGAGAACGAGATCCGGGCCGAGGCGCGCCACGCTGACATGGCGGTGGCGCTGCCCAGGCTGGCCGCCACCTACCTGCGGCCCATCACCCAGTGCAGCAGGCAGACCATGCACCGGCTGCAGGCTCAGTGCTGCCCCGGGGCCAAACGGTAA
- a CDS encoding glycosyl hydrolase — MLRSLFVALIIGVGLAVSVIQPVSAAATSPQVSLNPTSGPAGSAVTVAGTGFRASTTGTVIVGSTTFAFQTTSTGAFSTGITIPAAATGNLTITAKTSSIKASATFVVQAAPAPAPAPAPAISSAALRFGAATPGGPLASSELDEVATVSGEIPSIVMSYKDFLQSPPITELDAVRSRGATPLVTWEPWAWGGGVNQPAYSLARITAGDFDGYISQWGQSLAAWGKPVMLRFAHEMNGNWYPWAEGVNGNQAGDYVAAWRHVHDVVAVTGAANVQWVWSPNVPYWGSTDLAGLYPGPGYADIVALDGYNWGTSQTWSSWVSPVDLLGPGISQLRTLAPGKPVLVAETASSELGGSKATWNTDLVSYLAAQPDVMGFVWFHMQKETDWRINSSDSSASAFKSALLARRS; from the coding sequence ATGCTTAGGTCCTTATTTGTCGCGCTCATAATCGGGGTTGGATTGGCGGTTTCCGTCATCCAGCCGGTCAGCGCAGCAGCCACGTCACCACAAGTTTCGCTCAATCCCACCTCCGGACCGGCCGGTTCCGCCGTGACGGTCGCCGGAACCGGGTTCAGGGCCTCCACCACAGGCACCGTGATCGTCGGGTCCACCACGTTCGCGTTCCAAACAACCTCGACGGGTGCGTTCAGCACAGGCATCACCATTCCGGCGGCGGCTACCGGGAACCTCACCATCACCGCCAAGACGTCGTCCATCAAGGCATCCGCCACATTCGTGGTCCAGGCGGCTCCGGCTCCGGCGCCCGCACCGGCGCCGGCCATCAGTTCCGCCGCCCTGCGCTTTGGAGCGGCAACGCCGGGGGGACCCCTGGCCAGTTCGGAACTGGACGAGGTTGCCACCGTGTCCGGGGAAATCCCTTCCATCGTGATGAGTTACAAGGATTTCCTGCAGTCCCCGCCCATCACTGAGCTGGACGCTGTCCGCTCCCGCGGAGCCACGCCCCTGGTTACCTGGGAGCCGTGGGCATGGGGAGGCGGCGTCAACCAGCCGGCGTATTCGCTGGCCCGGATTACTGCCGGGGACTTCGACGGGTACATCAGCCAGTGGGGCCAGTCCCTCGCGGCCTGGGGCAAACCGGTCATGCTGCGCTTTGCCCACGAGATGAACGGCAACTGGTATCCCTGGGCCGAAGGCGTCAACGGCAACCAGGCCGGAGATTACGTCGCTGCCTGGCGGCACGTGCACGACGTCGTTGCCGTCACGGGCGCCGCGAACGTCCAGTGGGTCTGGTCGCCCAACGTGCCGTACTGGGGCTCCACTGACCTGGCAGGCCTGTACCCGGGCCCGGGCTACGCGGACATCGTGGCCCTGGACGGCTACAACTGGGGCACCTCGCAAACCTGGAGCAGCTGGGTTTCCCCCGTGGACCTCCTCGGCCCCGGCATCTCCCAGCTCCGCACCCTGGCCCCCGGGAAACCCGTGCTGGTCGCGGAAACGGCGTCCAGCGAACTGGGAGGTTCCAAAGCGACCTGGAATACGGACCTGGTGTCCTACCTTGCCGCCCAGCCGGACGTGATGGGCTTTGTCTGGTTCCATATGCAAAAGGAAACAGACTGGCGCATCAACAGCAGTGACTCGTCGGCGTCGGCGTTCAAGTCCGCCCTGTTGGCTCGAAGAAGCTAG
- a CDS encoding very short patch repair endonuclease — MPDDSSAAKPTADKLTPAQRSWNMSRIRGKNTKPELLVRQLLHARGYRYRLHGRSGSTRLPGNPDLVFAARHKVIFVNGCFWHFHDCRVGLHAPKANAEFWAAKRSRTRERDAGQRRKLEDAGWEVLTVWECELKDRSALEAQLVHFLEAGA, encoded by the coding sequence ATGCCGGACGACTCCAGCGCTGCCAAGCCCACTGCAGACAAACTCACTCCTGCGCAGCGCAGCTGGAACATGTCCCGGATCCGTGGGAAGAACACCAAACCCGAGCTGCTGGTGCGGCAGCTCCTGCACGCCAGGGGCTACCGGTACCGGCTGCACGGCAGGTCCGGCAGCACCAGGCTGCCAGGCAATCCTGACCTTGTCTTCGCCGCCCGGCACAAGGTGATCTTCGTCAACGGCTGCTTCTGGCATTTCCACGACTGCAGGGTGGGCCTGCACGCCCCGAAGGCCAACGCCGAGTTCTGGGCGGCGAAACGGAGCCGGACCCGCGAACGCGACGCCGGCCAGCGCCGGAAGCTGGAAGACGCCGGCTGGGAAGTGCTGACGGTCTGGGAGTGCGAACTGAAGGATCGATCAGCACTCGAAGCCCAGTTGGTGCACTTCCTCGAAGCCGGCGCCTGA